The sequence GCATTTCGCCGATCATGCGCTCCCGGTACGCCTCGTCGGTCATTTCCGTGCGCGAGAAGCCCACCACCGCGTAACGCTCGGGCAGATAGCCCGCCTGCTCGAGGTGGTACAGCGCGGGAATCAGCTTGCGCTTGCTCAGGTCCCCGGACGCCCCGAAGATCACTACCGTCAGGGGATCCTTGGCGCGAAACGAGTCGTCTGCCTTGTGGTTGCCCTTGCCGCCGCTGATGCGTACCGAGGCCTGCATGCCGTCGCGAGATTCCATCCGTTATTCTCCCGAACTAGAGACGGTCGAAACGTACAAGTAGCGCGAACCCCCGGCGTTGTCAAAAACGACCGGGATGCGTTGTTGACACGGTTTCGGCCCGCCGTTATCCTCTGCCACGATCCACTTTCGGCGTGCCCGCCGCTTCTCGACATCCGTGAAAGAGAGCCATGATCGAATTCGAAGGCAGAACCATTCCCATGACCCTGGCCGAGGTCGCGGCTCCGCGAAGGGCCGTCCTGCTGGTCTGGGACATGCAGAACGACCAGGCCGGCAGCTCGTTCAACAAGGACGAGCTCCTGCGCGCCACCCCGCCGCTCGTCGCCGCGGCCAAGGGCGGCGGCGTGCCCGTGGTCTACGCCTTCGCCACGCCCTACGCGTGGCGCGACGAGGCGCCCGCCATGATCCGCCGCGCCATGAAGGACCAGGGCGTCGACCATCCGGGCGAGCTTGCGCCGCGGCGCACCCGCGACAGCTTCGGCTGGCGACTCATCGAGCCCTTCCAGCCCGACGAGGATGACATCCGCATCGAGAAGCGCCGCCCCACCATCTTCCTCGGCACCGAGTTCGAGCAGTTGCTGGGCAACTGGAACCGGGACGCGGTCGTCGTCGTCGGCTGCCGCACCGATTCGGGCGTGGAAGGCAGCGTCCGCGACGGGTTCTACCGCGGCCTGTCCATGATCGTGGCGCGCGACTGCGTGGGTACGAACCGCGAGAACGCGCATCACGAAGCACTGAAACGCATGGAGCGCTTCGCCGACGTGGTGGATGCCGCGGAACTGATCGCAATATGGAGCGCGGGCGCCGGCGCCGCAAGTTGAGTCGATGTCCGTCTACACTTCGCCGATCCGACCCGTGCATTGAACCGCTTACGGCTACTGCTCCGTGCGATCGTCACTGCTCTGCGCAAGTGTGGTGTCTGGTTAATTCGCATTAACCAGACACCACACTAGAGAGGCGGACGAAGTTACATGCCAGCGTTCCCCCGGACTCAAGGTGCCGCGTTGCTGATCGCCGCCTGTCTCGCCCTGCCCGCCGGGGCGGGTGCCTGGGAGAAGGTCGCCTGGAGCAGTCCGCGCCAGGGCAAGAAGCCTCCCCCGAACGTCACCGCCGTGGCCATCCTGGACCGTGGCCGTGCGTTCCTCGGCACGAGCGACGGCCGCCTGCTGCGCTGGGACGGCAACCGTTTGAACGCCGTGGACCATCCGGCCAAGGTGAGCCCGAGGAAGTTCGTCGTGAACGCGCCCGACGACGTGTGGGTGTTCGGGGACGACGCCTTGTCCCTGCACTACGACGGCACGGCGTGGACCCGGGTGAAGAATCCCCTGAACCGGCGCAAGCCTTCGGAAGGCATGCTCTGGGGCGCCGGGTGCGCGGCGCCGGACCGCTGCTTCGCGGGCACCCGCGACGGACGCCTCATCGAGTGGCACGGCAAGGAGTGGGGCCACGCCCTGAGCCCGGCGGGCAAGGCGCGCATCCACGGCATGGCCTTTGCTTCGCACCGCTCCGGCTGGATGGTGGGCGACGGGTTCTTCGCGCGCTGGGACGGCAGCCACTGGCGGAAGGCGAACATGCGGGACGTCCCGCGCATGTACGACGTGGTCCTTACCGGCGACGGCCGAGGCTGGGCCGTGGGCGACCACGGCGCGATCTTCGAGTACGACGGCGCCGTCTGGAAGAAGACGGACGTGCCCGGCTCCTTCTTCCGGCTGCGCACCGTCGCCTGCGCTTCGCCAAGCGACTGCTGGGCCGCGGGGGCGGCGGGCGCACTATTCGGCTGGGACGGCGCCCGGTGGCAACGCACCCGCCTCGGCACCCCCGAGCGGCTCACCGCGGTAGCCGTGGGCGACGGACAGGCGCTCCTGGCCGGCGACCGCGGCACGTTGTTCCGGCGGGAACCGTCCCCGGCGGCGGAATCCCCGGCACGGCCCAAGACCCCATGATTCGACTGAGCTCCCTCGCTTACCTCCTGCGCCTCGGGCCGCGCCGGCTGTTGGGGTTGGTGCAGCACTTGCCCAGCTTCCTGCGCCTCTTCTGGCGGCTCTTCAAGGATCGGCGGGTCGGATTCAAGGCCAAGCTGCTGGCCTTGGGCGTGGTCGGCTACCTGATCATGCCGGCCGATCTCGTCCCCGACCTCTTGCCCGCCCTGGGGCACTTCGACGACATCCTGCTGCTGTTCCTGGGATCCAAGGGGTTCATCGCCCTGTGCCCGCGCGAGGTGGTGCAGGAACACGTGCAACGTATCGGCCAGGGGCGCTGAGCGGCCCCTTTTCCGTCATTCCCGCGGAAGCGGGATCCAGGGGCGGCGGCGGGGCACTACGGCGGCGTTTCCCGCCTCGCCACCCCTGGATTCCCGCTTCCGCGGGAATGACGATTCGGGGCGGTGGTGCCTGTTTCGCGGCAATGACGAGTCGAACGTCATGAACGGTCGCCGAAGTCGCTGTCCCACATCTCGCGCAAACCGGCCATGGCGGCGTCGGGCAGGGGGCCGGCGCCCGAACAGGCGACGGCCTCGTCGATCTGCGCGTTGTTGGAGAACCCTACCAGCACCGTGCTCACCTCGGGCTTCATGAGCGCGAAGCGCATGGCGGCTTGCGGCAGGGATTCCAGTCGGTGGTCCTGGAGAAAGCCGAGCTTGTGGGCGCGGGCGACGTCGCGCTCGTAGTCGGAGCCGGCGGAAAGGGGCTCGCGGCTGGTGCCGCCTCCCGACTCGGGCGTCGGGCTCAGCACGCCGGCGGCCAGCACCCGGATGACGACGACGCCCATGCCCCGGGCGGCGGCCCGGTCGATGACGCGTCCGTAGTCCAGGGCGCTGAAGCCTTCGGGCACGGGCTGGCCGGCGCTGGGATTGAGCAGGTTGTAGTAGGCCTGGAAGGAATGGAACTCGCCGCTGTCCACCAGTGCGTGGATGGCCTCGACCTCGCCCAGGCCGGTGAATCCGAAGAAGCCCACGCGGCCCTGGTCGCGCAGCCGCTTGAACGCCTCGATGACGCCACCCGGCCCCAACACCTCGCCGGGGGTCATGGCGAAACGCCCGTCTTCGCGCTTCATGGCCAAGCGGGTGTGGAGCTGGATCAGGTCCACCGAGGGGCGCCCCAGACGCGCGAGCCCTTGCTCGACCTCGAACGCGGCGGCGGCGGCGATGTCGTCCAGGGCATCCGCTTCGAGGCGGATCTTGGTCGAAAGCACCACGTCTTCGCCGACCTCTTCCAGCACACGCCCGAGGTGGGTCTCCGACTTCCCCTCTCCGTAGGCCCTGGCGGTGTCGAAATAGTTGATGCCCAGGTCCAGCGCATGGCGAACCGCGTCGAGTTGTTCGTCGTGGCTTTCCCGCACCATCAACCCGCCGACGTTGCCGCAGCCGAATCCGATCTCGGAAACGCGAAGTCCCGTGCTACCCAACATCCGATATTGCATGATGCCCGCTCTCGTTGTGTACGCGCCGCCGGGTCATCCGATCGATGCCCGTGACCCTGATTCCGAGGCCGTCGACCGGCGGCCGTGGCGCACCGATTGTGAATCATCGGCCCGGCGGAATCAACCGCCGGCCGCTTGCACCCATCCGGAGTTGCACTTGAGGGACACATTGATGAAGATGCGCAGGATGAAGGGAACCGCATGCCACTGGAACTGAGCATGATCTGCGCCCCCTACGACCGCGCCCGCGCACTCATCGAGGGGAGCGTCAAGCCGGAGGGCATCGACCTGCGGGTCCACGTGGACGCCGATGACGTGAACCGGCACTTCGACGGCCACGGCGGCCACTACGACGTGGCCGAGTTCTTCACCGGGCGCTACATCGTCGACCTGCCGTTCAGGACCCTGGGCTTCACCGCCATCCCGATCTTCGTGAAGCGCATGTTCCGGCACTCCTACATCTACGTGAACACCGCCGCCGGCATCGCCGAGCCCACCGACCTCAACGGCAAGCGCGTGGGCATCCAGAGCTGGTTCACCACCACCGCCCTTTGGGCGCGCGGCATCCTGGAGGAGGAGCACGGGGTCGACCTCCGCTCCATCCGTTGGGTGGCGGGGCGGCCTCCCGAGAACCTCCAGGAGTGGACGCAGCCCGACTGGCTCAAGCTGGAGGTGGTGGACGGGTACGGCAAGCTGCGGGAGATGCTGCTGGCGGGAGAGCTCGACGCGGTCATCACCACCGCCACCCTGGCCCCCGAGCACCGCCCGCGCGTGGACTTCCTGTTCCCCGACTACGCCCGGCGCGAGCGCGAGTACTACCGCCGGACCGGTTTCTTCCCCATCCAGCACACCCTGCTCGTCCGCACCTCGATCCTGGACCGACACCCGTGGGTGGCGCGCAGCCTGTTCGACGCGTGGCAGGAGTCCAAGAGGCGCTGCTACGAGTGGCTGGAGTGGCAGCGCGTGCACCAGACCGGCCTCTGGTACCGCGCCCTGTGGGAAGAGGAGCACGCCGCCGCCGGCGACGACCCCTATCGCTGGGGTTTCCGGGAAACGCGGGCCGAGGTCGACAAGATGCTGGAGTACGCCCAGCGGCAGGGCCTCACCCGGGCGCGCTTCGCCCCCGAGGACATGTTCCACCCCACCATGCTGGAGACGTAGGCGCCTCGAACGCCCTGCGTCCCTACATCCCGTAGAACGCCCGGGCGTTGTCGCCCAGGATCTTCTCCACCACCCGCGCGGGGAGGTCACCGCGGGCGCGCAGTTTGGCGGCGACGTTGTCCTCGAAGGACTGGTCGAGGTGGCCGTAATCGGAGCCGATCATGATGTGGTCCTCGTGGATGTAGTTGAGCAGCATCGGCAGGTCCTCGTCCACCTCGCACACCACCCACATGCGGCACTCCTCGAACAGCGCCGGGCCGATGGGGATGTTCTGTCCCCGGGTCGTCCGCCGGAGCTGGTGCAGCAGGTAGGGCACCCAGGAGGCTCCGGCCTCGACGAAGCCGAAGCGCAGGCCGGGGAACTTCTCCGGGATGCGGTTGGCCACCAGGTCGCGGAAGGCGATGAGCGGGAGCATGCGCAGGTGCGGCAACGTGTGGCTCACGCGCACGTCGAACACGCTGGTGATGGCCGGCGAGCCCGCGCCGATGTGGATGCAGATGGGGAAGTCCAGGCGGCTCGCTTCCTCGTAGAGCGGGTAGAAGTAGGGCTCGGCCAGGGAACGGTCCCCTTCGATGCCGCGCATGTTCACGCCCACGGCGCCGTGCTCCTTGGCGTAGTGTAACTGCTTGATGGACTCCTCGATGGAGGTCAGCGGGAAGACCGCGGTCCAGCGCAGGCGGTTGTCGCCCTGAGCCCACACCTGCCCCATCCAGGTGTTGTAGGCGCGGCACAGCGCCACGTCCAAGTCCACGTCATCGGTGAGATACACGCCCCAGAGGGTGGAGTAGATGACTTCGGCCTCGGCGCCGCGCTTGTCCAGCGACCGTACCCGCGCCGCCGGGTCGGTCAACTGGCGCACGCCCAGGTCGATGTCCTGGCGCGTCCACTGGCGTTCCTGCTCGGCCGGCGTGCTGAGCCGGGCGCTGCCCTTGCCCACGGACTTGGGGAAGATCTGTCCGTCGATGAGCCAGAAGGCATTGGAAGTCTGGTACTCGGTGTCGCCTGGCGCTTTGAGAAGGATCGGCCGGCGGTCGTAGACGTCCTTGTCCATGAGCTCCCAGATCGCTTCCGATTCGATGACGTGGGTATCCGCATCGATGAAACCGTTCATGATCGTCTCCTTTCCGGCCATCGGCGCCGGACTCGTGAAACTCAAGCCATCCGACCCTGCTTCTCGGCGTTGGGCAAAACACTAGTGTTGTGTCTCACAAATAGGTTTACAAATCTGCTGGTCTCTTTCGCCGTCGGCCGCGTTGCTCTTCCTCGCGTGGTACCCGCCACTGCTCGTCATCGCGCCTTGCCGACAACGAAAAATCCTGCGCATCTTTGCAAACCTATTTGTGAGACACAACACTAGGGCAGCGGCGGCTCCTTGCCGGTAGCGGGCGATGCCTGCTCATAGGCGTGCGCTACCTGCATGACCGTGTCCTCGCGAAACGAACCGCTCGCGATCTGCACGCCGATGGGAAGGCCGTCCTTCGAGAAGGCGCAGTTGATGCTCAGCGACGGCAGCCCGTTGACGTTAAACGGGATGGTGCACAGAGTCAAGAAATTGCCGTAGGCTCCCTGGAGCGGCATCTTCGCGCCGTCGACGGTCACGTAACCGGCCTGGGAATCTTCCATGGAAATGGCCGGCACCGGGCCGGTCGGCGCCACGATTACGTCGACCTCTTCCAACGCGTCGTCGAATCCGTCGCAGATGAGGCGGCGGATGCGTTGCGACTGGTTGTAGTCCAGCCCGGACACCGTCAGCGCCTGGATCTGGGTGGAAAGCATGCTCGGGCTGTAGTCCCGGGCATGGTGCCGCAGATAGTACTCGGCGTCCCCCGTGCTCTCCACCCGGCTGGCGCAGAGCTGGACCGCGGGGATCAGGTCCATGTGGGGAACGGTGACATCCTCTACCGTCATCCCCAGGGAACGCAGGGTGTCGAGCGCTCCGGCAAAGGCTTGCTTGACTTCGTCGGAGGCGAACTTCTCGAAGTATCCCTTGATGATACCGACGCGCATTCCTTCGACGGACATTCCGAGACCGGCGGAATAGTCGGGCACCGGGGCCGCGGCACTCAGCGGGTCCTGGGGATCGTATCCGGCGATGACCTGCATCATCAGCGCGCAGTCTGTCACGCTGCGGGTCAGCGGACCGAAATGGTTGGTGGAGTATCCACCCGTGCCGGGGACACCGCCGAACACGCTGACGCGCCCGTAGGTGGGCTTGAGCCCGACGATGCCGCACAGGGCCGCCGGATTGCGCACCGATCCGGCGGCGTCGGTGCCGACCGACGCCATGCACATGCCCGCGGCAACGGCCACGGCCGAGCCG is a genomic window of Deltaproteobacteria bacterium containing:
- a CDS encoding cysteine hydrolase; its protein translation is MIEFEGRTIPMTLAEVAAPRRAVLLVWDMQNDQAGSSFNKDELLRATPPLVAAAKGGGVPVVYAFATPYAWRDEAPAMIRRAMKDQGVDHPGELAPRRTRDSFGWRLIEPFQPDEDDIRIEKRRPTIFLGTEFEQLLGNWNRDAVVVVGCRTDSGVEGSVRDGFYRGLSMIVARDCVGTNRENAHHEALKRMERFADVVDAAELIAIWSAGAGAAS
- a CDS encoding DUF1232 domain-containing protein, translating into MIRLSSLAYLLRLGPRRLLGLVQHLPSFLRLFWRLFKDRRVGFKAKLLALGVVGYLIMPADLVPDLLPALGHFDDILLLFLGSKGFIALCPREVVQEHVQRIGQGR
- a CDS encoding aldo/keto reductase; protein product: MQYRMLGSTGLRVSEIGFGCGNVGGLMVRESHDEQLDAVRHALDLGINYFDTARAYGEGKSETHLGRVLEEVGEDVVLSTKIRLEADALDDIAAAAAFEVEQGLARLGRPSVDLIQLHTRLAMKREDGRFAMTPGEVLGPGGVIEAFKRLRDQGRVGFFGFTGLGEVEAIHALVDSGEFHSFQAYYNLLNPSAGQPVPEGFSALDYGRVIDRAAARGMGVVVIRVLAAGVLSPTPESGGGTSREPLSAGSDYERDVARAHKLGFLQDHRLESLPQAAMRFALMKPEVSTVLVGFSNNAQIDEAVACSGAGPLPDAAMAGLREMWDSDFGDRS
- a CDS encoding amidohydrolase family protein — translated: MNGFIDADTHVIESEAIWELMDKDVYDRRPILLKAPGDTEYQTSNAFWLIDGQIFPKSVGKGSARLSTPAEQERQWTRQDIDLGVRQLTDPAARVRSLDKRGAEAEVIYSTLWGVYLTDDVDLDVALCRAYNTWMGQVWAQGDNRLRWTAVFPLTSIEESIKQLHYAKEHGAVGVNMRGIEGDRSLAEPYFYPLYEEASRLDFPICIHIGAGSPAITSVFDVRVSHTLPHLRMLPLIAFRDLVANRIPEKFPGLRFGFVEAGASWVPYLLHQLRRTTRGQNIPIGPALFEECRMWVVCEVDEDLPMLLNYIHEDHIMIGSDYGHLDQSFEDNVAAKLRARGDLPARVVEKILGDNARAFYGM
- a CDS encoding amidase; this translates as MVDKDLETLTIAEVAPKIRSGEVSPVVLTKLHIERIERLNPLLSAYLTPTPESAMEEAAAAEKEIAAGDYRGPLHGIPVAIKDNLATRGVRTTAGAKALSGWIPDFDATVVTRLREAGAVNLGKTQMHEWAKGSHGVNPFYGTPRNPWNLERIPGGSSSGSAVAVAAGMCMASVGTDAAGSVRNPAALCGIVGLKPTYGRVSVFGGVPGTGGYSTNHFGPLTRSVTDCALMMQVIAGYDPQDPLSAAAPVPDYSAGLGMSVEGMRVGIIKGYFEKFASDEVKQAFAGALDTLRSLGMTVEDVTVPHMDLIPAVQLCASRVESTGDAEYYLRHHARDYSPSMLSTQIQALTVSGLDYNQSQRIRRLICDGFDDALEEVDVIVAPTGPVPAISMEDSQAGYVTVDGAKMPLQGAYGNFLTLCTIPFNVNGLPSLSINCAFSKDGLPIGVQIASGSFREDTVMQVAHAYEQASPATGKEPPLP